The following proteins come from a genomic window of Lolium rigidum isolate FL_2022 chromosome 5, APGP_CSIRO_Lrig_0.1, whole genome shotgun sequence:
- the LOC124656562 gene encoding CASP-like protein 5B3 → MKLIVGSPGTWSIMALRVSQCVFAAASVCAMVTAFGYSNYTAFAYMSTALLLQFIWGLGLTCVDIFCIRNKKDLHSPFIVTAIVIGDSIMTILVFGGASASASVMVLFTRDMHICRVYWRLACSQFALSTVLAFIVCSLDAASSFSGFWLLVSFF, encoded by the exons ATGAAGCTCATAGTGGGGAGCCCAGGGACATGGAGCATCATGGCGCTGCGGGTGTCGCAGTGCGTCTTCGCCGCCGCATCCGTCTGTGCCATGGTCACTGCTTTCGGCTACTCCAACTACACAGCCTTCGC CTACATGAGCACTGCGTTGCTCCTGCAGTTTATATGGGGTTTGGGCCTTACTTGTGTCGATATCTTCTGTATAAGGAATAAAAAGGATCTTCACAGCCCGTTTATTGTAACCGCCATTGTCATCGGTGACTCG ATCATGACAATTCTAGTTTTTGGGGGAGCCTCTGCCTCCGCGAGTGTGATGGTTCTCTTCACGAGGGATATGCACATCTGCAGGGTATACTGGCGACTGGCATGCAGTCAGTTCGCTCTTTCGACCGTCTTGGCGTTCATCGTGTGCTCCTTGGATGCTGCATCTTCTTTCTCCGGGTTCTGGCTACTTGTTTCGTTTTTCTAG
- the LOC124651348 gene encoding CASP-like protein 5B3 — translation MKLIAGSPGTWSGMALRVLQCIFAAASVCTMVTGFGFSNYTAFAYMNTVLILQFMWSLGLACVDIFSLRNKKDLHDPAIVTLIVFGDWIMSVLVFAGASASASLVILFTKDLDFCKVYWRLACSQFVLSTILAFMVWAVDAASSFSGFWLLVSFF, via the exons ATGAAGCTCATCGCGGGAAGCCCGGGGACATGGAGCGGCATGGCGCTGCGGGTGTTGCAGTGCATCTTCGCCGCCGCATCCGTCTGCACCATGGTCACCGGTTTCGGCTTCTCCAACTACACCGCCTTCGC CTACATGAACACTGTGTTGATCCTGCAGTTTATGTGGAGTTTGGGCCTTGCTTGTGTTGATATCTTCTCCCTGAGGAACAAAAAGGATCTTCACGACCCCGCTATCGTAACCCTCATTGTTTTCGGTGACTGG ATCATGTCTGTTCTCGTTTTCGCGGGAGCCTCTGCCTCCGCCAGTCTGGTGATCCTCTTCACGAAGGATTTGGACTTCTGCAAGGTATACTGGCGACTGGCATGCAGTCAGTTCGTGCTTTCGACCATCTTGGCGTTCATGGTGTGGGCGGTGGACGCTGCATCTTCTTTCTCCGGGTTCTGGCTACTGGTCTCTTTCTTCTAG
- the LOC124653137 gene encoding protein RDM16-like — protein sequence MEIHTTALRLMLVLSSRLILHLLLRCHLLILLLQSTDGTPNSAAGRSSNLSLDALAKAKKALQLKKELSEKLKRLSGLNNKLGTALSDAQTPKKETQPVSGSSASSGHAGAASELPASIASGMAAAAAVAAGISGLTNIPNLDAVKRAQELAASMGFRQDPQFAPVINMFPGTSSELAVSQRPAKAPVLRLDAQGREIDEHGNVISMTKPSSLSTLKVNINKQKKDAFQIIKPDLESLAKSTVHFDERMGINPTKLLRPKRPGFIFVEEGKLTRQAELQRIKSQFGDAQAKELKVKQAQLAKAKVEVDMNPNLIEIAPGGRPPKQKQKEEIPDIEPWDSKILISATYEDDISLEKLNMDRITIYVEHPEPLEPPAEPAPPPPQPLKLTKKEQKKLRTQRRLAKEKDRQEMIRQGLLEPPKPKVKMSNLMKVLGAEATQDPTRMEMEIRTAAAEREQAHVDRNIARKLTPAERREKKERKLFDDPNTLDWIVCVYRIRDLSHPQTRFKVDVNAQENRLTGAAVIADGISVVVVEGGKKSIKRYNKLMLNRIDWAAAVGGEDDAEDEPDKPVNSCALVWQGSVGKRTFTKFSVHQCRSEAAAKKVFADASVPHYWDLAVNFSEDSS from the exons ATGGAGATTCACACAACGGCGCTGCGCCTAAT GTTGGTGCTCAGCAGCCGCTTAATTCTGCACCTGCTGTTGCGGTGCCATCTGCTGATCCTGTTGCTTCAAAG TACAGATGGAACTCCAAATTCAGCTGCTGGCAGAAGTAGTAACTTAAGTCTTGATGCTTTAGCCAAAGCTAAAAAAGCTTTGCAACTGAAGAAGGAACTTTCAGAAAAACTCAAGAGGTTATCTGGG CTTAATAATAAACTTGGTACTGCTCTTTCTGATGCACAAACTCCTAAGAAAGAAACCCAGCCTGTTTCTGGCTCGAGTGCGTCTTCAGGACATGCTGGTGCGGCTTCTGAACTGCCTGCTAGTATTGCCTCTGGGATGGCAGCAGCTGCAGCTGTTGCAGCTGGTATTTCAGGCCTTACCAACATTCCCAATTTGGATGCTGTGAAGCGAGCACAAGAGCTTGCTGCTAGTATGGGATTTCGCCAGGATCCACAGTTTGCACCTGTTATCAACATGTTCCCTGGTACATCCAGTGAATTAGCTGTTTCTCAAAGACCCGCCAAGGCTCCTGTTCTCCGTCTTGATGCTCAAGGTAGGGAAATTGATGAGCATGGGAATGTTATCAGCATGACCAAGCCAAGCAGTCTGAGTACTCTGAAG GTCAACATTAACAAGCAGAAGAAGGATGCATTCCAGATTATCAAACCTGACTTGGAGTCACTTGCAAAATCTACTGTTCATTTTGATGAAAGGATGGGCATCAACCCAACCAAGCTCCTTCGTCCTAAAAGGCCAggattcatatttgttgaggaaggCAAGCTTACGAGGCAGGCTGAATTGCAGAGGATTAAG AGTCAATTTGGTGATGCACAAGCTAAAGAGCTTAAAGTAAAACAAGCTCAACTTGCTAAGGCAAAGGTCGAAgtagacatgaatccaaacctaaTTGAAATTGCTCCCGGTGGAAGGCCTCcaaagcaaaagcagaaggaagagATTCCTGACATTGAGCCATG GGACTCGAAAATTTTAATTTCTGCCACGTATGAGGACGACATTTCCTTGGAAAAGCTTAATATGGATAGGATAACCATCTATGTAGAACATCCAGAGCCATTGGAACCACCTGCTGAGCCTGCACCGCCACCGCCTCAGCCTCTTAAACTGACTAAGAAGGAGCAGAAGAAGCTCAGAACACAGAGGCGCCTCGCAAAGGAAAAAGATAGGCAAGAAATGATTAGGCAAGGCCTCTTGGAGCCACCAAAGCCCAAGGTCAAGATGAGCAACCTTATGAAAGTACTGGGTGCAGAGGCTACACAGGATCCAACACGTATGGAGATGGAAATACGAACGGCTGCTGCAGAGCGTGAGCAGGCTCACGTGGACCGCAATATTGCCCGCAAACTCACACCAGCAGAGCGccgtgagaagaaggagaggaagcTTTTTGATGATCCCAACACACTAGACTGGATTGTTTGTGTGTACAGAATCAGAGACCTATCACACCCTCAGACACGCTTTAAAGTTGATGTGAATGCTCAAGAGAACCGGCTGACTGGTGCTGCAGTTATCGCAGATGGTataagtgttgtggttgtggaagGAGGGAAGAAATCAATCAAGAGGTACAATAAGCTGATGCTGAACCGGATTGACTGGGCTGCTGCAGTTGGTGGCGAGGATGACGCTGAGGATGAACCAGACAAGCCGGTGAATAGCTGTGCATTAGTATGGCAAGGTAGTGTTGGGAAGCGCACCTTTACCAAGTTCAGTGTGCACCAGTGCCGCAGCGAGGCTGCTGCCAAGAAGGTGTTTGCAGATGCTTCTGTTCCACACTACTGGGATCTGGCTGTCAACTTTTCAGAAGATTCGTCTTGA
- the LOC124653138 gene encoding U3 small nucleolar ribonucleoprotein protein IMP3-like produces the protein MRKLGFHERKLLKRTNFPEYPREGGHREAAVTQRYILVERDDYKKYNGICCMTQKLVNIIKQMDPRDPFRIEMTDMLIDKLFNMGVIPTKKSLVNCEKLSVSAFCRRRLATVLVKLKFAEHLKEAVTYIQQGHVRVGPETVTDPAFLVTRNMQDFITWVDTSKIKKKVMEYNGALDDYDAMI, from the exons ATGAGGAAGCTCGGGTTCCACGAGAGGAAGCTACTGAAGAGGACCAACTTCCCCGAGTACCCGCGGGAGGGCGGCCACCGCGAGGCCGCCGTCACGCAGCGCTACATCCTTGTCGAGAGGGACGACTACAAGAA GTACAATGGGATCTGCTGCATGACGCAGAAGCTCGTGAACATCATAAAGCAAATGGATCCCAGGGACCCTTTCAGGATCGAGATGACGGACATGCTGATCGATAagct GTTCAATATGGGTGTAATTCCAACCAAAAAGAGCTTGGTCAATTGCGAGAAACTTTCAGTGAGCGCCTTCTGCAG GCGTAGACTCGCAACAGTTCTGGTGAAGCTCAAGTTTGCGGAACACCTTAAAGAGGCTGTCACCTACATCCAACAAGGGCATGTGCGTGTAGGCCCAGAGACGGTCACAGACCCAGCCTTTCTTGTAACGAGAAACATGCAGGACTTCATCACCTGGGTGGATACCTCGAAGATCAAGAAGAAGGTCATGGAGTATAACGGTGCATTGGATGATTATGATGCCATGATTTGA